From a single Aestuariibius sp. HNIBRBA575 genomic region:
- a CDS encoding N-acetyltransferase family protein, producing the protein MIRPAQIEDCDDICRIWNGYIRKTAATFTTQEKDFVGISADIKRRDGAFWVAENGRQVTGFATYFPFRGGPGYAHTKEHSIMVAPSAKGQGWGGLLMKELISHAQRASVHSLFAGVSGENQGAVAFHQRIGFERVATLPEVGFKFGRWMDLVLMQKRL; encoded by the coding sequence ATGATCCGCCCAGCCCAAATCGAGGATTGCGATGACATTTGCCGTATTTGGAACGGCTATATTCGTAAAACTGCGGCCACGTTTACGACCCAGGAAAAGGATTTTGTTGGGATCTCTGCGGATATCAAACGCCGTGACGGGGCGTTTTGGGTCGCAGAGAATGGAAGGCAAGTCACTGGATTCGCCACGTATTTTCCGTTTCGGGGCGGTCCGGGCTATGCCCACACCAAAGAACATTCCATAATGGTCGCCCCCAGCGCAAAGGGCCAAGGGTGGGGGGGATTGTTAATGAAAGAACTGATTTCCCATGCGCAGCGGGCCAGCGTGCATTCGTTATTTGCCGGGGTTAGTGGTGAAAATCAGGGCGCGGTTGCCTTTCATCAGCGGATTGGATTTGAACGGGTTGCAACCTTGCCCGAAGTGGGGTTCAAGTTTGGCCGCTGGATGGATCTTGTGCTGATGCAGAAACGGCTCTGA
- a CDS encoding TerB family tellurite resistance protein, with product MSIWTRIADAISALAQGEGLSHVFDRMRTPPERTAAFAIAVIALGAKMAKADGLVTRDEVTAFREVFTIPESEEKNAARVFNLARQDVAGYEEYASKIKSLLGDDCPSMQDLIEGLFHIAIADGEYHPNEDQFLLHVAEIMGFSERGFKSIRARFVPEAERDPHDVLGVDPDMPMSEIKRAYRAAVRSSHPDQMMARGVPKEAIKLAEKRLIDINQAWEQISAQNAQHAS from the coding sequence ATGTCAATCTGGACCCGCATAGCAGACGCCATCTCCGCCCTCGCGCAGGGCGAAGGATTAAGCCACGTTTTTGACCGGATGCGTACCCCGCCGGAACGCACCGCGGCCTTTGCGATTGCCGTGATCGCGTTGGGGGCCAAAATGGCCAAAGCCGACGGATTGGTCACGCGTGATGAAGTAACCGCGTTTCGCGAAGTGTTCACAATCCCCGAATCTGAGGAAAAAAATGCAGCGCGGGTATTCAATCTGGCACGTCAGGATGTTGCCGGATATGAGGAATATGCCAGTAAAATCAAATCACTACTGGGCGACGATTGCCCGTCTATGCAGGATTTGATCGAAGGGTTGTTCCATATCGCAATCGCGGATGGGGAATACCATCCAAATGAGGATCAGTTTCTCCTTCACGTGGCGGAAATCATGGGGTTTAGCGAACGTGGCTTTAAATCCATTCGCGCGCGTTTTGTTCCCGAAGCGGAACGTGACCCCCATGATGTGTTGGGCGTTGACCCCGATATGCCGATGTCGGAAATCAAACGGGCCTATCGTGCAGCCGTGCGATCCAGCCATCCAGATCAGATGATGGCGCGTGGCGTTCCCAAAGAAGCGATCAAATTGGCGGAAAAGCGCTTGATAGATATCAATCAAGCCTGGGAACAGATTTCGGCGCAAAACGCGCAGCACGCATCGTGA
- a CDS encoding endonuclease/exonuclease/phosphatase family protein produces MRIATYNVEWFAHLFDADSNLMDDDGWSGRRDVKRRDQIAALGQVFQAIDADAIMVIEAPDDHARRDGRAALENFAARFGLRARQALLGYANETQQEIALLFDPDVVSARHDPIGEQTGKKGSRDAPRFDGVFRLDLDVDATEDLIRWSKPPLEVALETKSGTSLRLIGVHAKSKAPHGARNAADVMRISIANRRKQLAQCIWLRQRVDHHLNAGDALMVMGDFNDGPGLDEYEQLFGRSSIEIVLGEGETALFDPHAKAALTQRIGATPTTARFSIPPEGRFLHALLDYIMLSPDLRAKQPKWQIWHPFEDPCCYRDIQLRDALLIASDHFPVTLDIDI; encoded by the coding sequence GTGAGAATTGCCACCTATAATGTGGAATGGTTCGCGCATCTGTTTGATGCGGATAGCAATTTAATGGACGATGACGGGTGGTCGGGACGGCGGGACGTCAAAAGACGCGACCAAATCGCGGCGCTGGGGCAGGTGTTTCAAGCTATTGATGCGGATGCCATTATGGTCATCGAAGCTCCAGACGACCACGCACGACGGGACGGTCGCGCCGCGCTTGAAAATTTTGCGGCGCGGTTTGGATTGCGGGCGCGGCAGGCGCTATTGGGCTATGCCAATGAAACACAACAAGAAATTGCCCTGTTATTTGATCCCGATGTGGTCAGTGCACGCCATGACCCAATCGGCGAACAGACCGGCAAAAAAGGATCGCGGGACGCGCCGCGTTTTGATGGCGTGTTTCGGTTGGATCTGGATGTGGATGCCACCGAAGATTTGATCCGCTGGTCTAAACCCCCGTTAGAGGTGGCGCTGGAAACCAAATCGGGCACATCGCTGCGTCTGATTGGCGTGCATGCAAAATCCAAGGCCCCACATGGTGCGCGCAATGCGGCGGACGTTATGCGAATTTCCATCGCCAATCGACGCAAACAATTGGCGCAATGTATCTGGCTGCGCCAACGTGTGGATCACCACCTAAATGCAGGGGATGCGTTGATGGTGATGGGGGATTTTAACGACGGTCCGGGGCTTGATGAATATGAACAATTGTTTGGCCGATCCAGCATTGAAATCGTACTAGGCGAAGGTGAAACAGCGCTGTTTGACCCCCATGCCAAGGCCGCGCTGACCCAACGCATTGGCGCCACTCCGACCACAGCCCGGTTTAGCATCCCGCCAGAGGGGCGGTTTTTGCACGCATTGCTCGATTACATCATGCTCAGCCCGGATCTGAGGGCGAAACAGCCGAAATGGCAGATTTGGCATCCGTTCGAAGACCCGTGCTGTTATCGTGATATCCAATTGCGGGATGCGTTGCTCATCGCGTCTGATCATTTTCCGGTGACGCTGGATATCGATATTTAG
- a CDS encoding AAA+ family ATPase — protein sequence MKRFFFAFSFAVLAAFPASSQNTEVEDGFNLMEEGARLLLRGLMSEVEPTLDEFTGMIDEMGPALQAFADEMGPAILHLIDLIDDARHYEQPEILPNGDIIIRRSVDAPPFVPAPIQDDRDTSEIDL from the coding sequence ATGAAACGTTTCTTTTTTGCATTCTCATTTGCGGTTTTGGCTGCTTTTCCTGCCTCGTCCCAGAATACAGAGGTCGAGGATGGCTTCAATTTGATGGAAGAGGGCGCGCGCCTTCTTTTGCGGGGACTGATGTCAGAAGTTGAGCCGACATTGGATGAATTCACTGGCATGATTGATGAAATGGGCCCCGCACTTCAGGCATTTGCCGATGAAATGGGCCCGGCAATCCTGCATTTGATCGATCTGATCGATGATGCCCGCCATTACGAACAACCGGAAATTTTACCAAACGGTGATATCATCATTCGGCGCAGTGTAGATGCGCCACCTTTTGTGCCTGCGCCTATTCAGGATGACCGCGACACATCTGAAATTGATCTTTAG
- a CDS encoding Ppx/GppA family phosphatase yields the protein MPPAQSDDPSQDWGPFGRPLFDDPKTRALSRVGVIDVGSNSVRLVVFDGAARSPAYFYNEKIMCGLGRGLSESGVLNPNGRDRAVAAIRRFAALAEGMDLPPLTAVATAAVREAKDGAAFCQEILDKTGIKIWVIDGQEEARLSAQGVLLGWPGSYGLVCDIGGASMELADLQDGKVKQCVTSPLGPLKIREVKGGKRGMKSHIRSEIKKLAEHMGNETGKRLFLVGGSWRAIARIDMERRQYPLTVLHEYRMTATDISRTIAYIQAHDLDELRQRAGVSEARMALVPIAGLVLKNLIRSFKPKDITVSSYGIREGMLYEQMPEELRDRDPLIEACRFAEAKDARVPGYGKVLYDFVLPLFPRANWQKKRIIKAACLLHDVSWRAHPDYRAEVTFDNATRANLGGLKHSERVFLGLALSHRYSSKKDGTHYQELSSLLPEKSRAEAETLGRAMRLGAMLLPRPNESPGELIWRPKKRELTLKIPELSQRLFGEVAQARFKSLANCLSATAQIKKKR from the coding sequence ATGCCCCCCGCCCAATCAGATGATCCATCCCAGGATTGGGGGCCATTTGGACGCCCTTTGTTTGATGACCCCAAAACACGCGCCTTGTCGCGGGTGGGTGTGATCGACGTTGGATCGAACTCGGTCCGATTGGTCGTTTTTGACGGCGCGGCACGCAGCCCGGCCTATTTCTACAATGAAAAAATCATGTGTGGATTGGGGCGTGGTTTGTCCGAAAGCGGGGTTTTGAACCCAAATGGACGCGACCGGGCAGTTGCGGCAATCAGACGTTTCGCGGCCCTGGCCGAAGGCATGGATTTGCCCCCGTTGACGGCTGTGGCCACGGCAGCTGTGCGCGAAGCCAAAGACGGCGCCGCATTTTGTCAGGAAATACTGGACAAAACCGGGATTAAAATTTGGGTCATTGATGGCCAAGAAGAGGCTCGGCTCTCTGCTCAAGGAGTGCTGTTGGGCTGGCCTGGATCCTATGGTTTGGTCTGCGATATTGGCGGCGCATCGATGGAATTGGCCGATCTGCAGGACGGCAAAGTCAAGCAATGCGTCACCTCTCCGCTAGGTCCGCTTAAAATCCGCGAAGTCAAAGGCGGCAAGCGCGGAATGAAGAGTCACATTCGCTCAGAGATCAAAAAACTGGCCGAACACATGGGTAATGAGACTGGAAAACGCCTGTTTCTGGTGGGGGGATCGTGGCGTGCAATTGCGCGAATTGATATGGAACGCCGCCAATATCCCCTGACTGTTTTGCATGAATATCGCATGACTGCGACCGATATTTCCCGCACAATTGCCTATATTCAGGCGCATGATTTGGATGAACTGCGACAGCGCGCCGGTGTGTCCGAAGCGCGAATGGCCCTCGTTCCGATTGCCGGTCTGGTTCTGAAAAACCTGATCCGCAGTTTTAAACCCAAGGACATAACGGTGTCATCGTATGGCATCCGCGAAGGCATGCTTTATGAGCAAATGCCCGAGGAACTGCGTGATCGCGACCCCCTGATCGAAGCTTGTCGTTTTGCAGAGGCCAAGGATGCACGGGTTCCGGGCTATGGGAAAGTGCTCTATGACTTTGTTTTACCACTGTTTCCACGTGCCAATTGGCAGAAAAAACGCATCATCAAAGCCGCGTGCCTGTTGCATGATGTCAGCTGGCGGGCCCATCCCGATTACCGGGCCGAAGTTACGTTTGACAATGCGACACGGGCCAATCTGGGCGGGTTAAAACATTCTGAACGGGTGTTTTTGGGACTGGCCTTGTCGCATCGGTATTCCAGCAAAAAAGATGGCACACATTATCAGGAATTATCTAGCTTGTTGCCGGAAAAAAGCCGTGCGGAAGCTGAAACATTGGGGCGGGCAATGCGATTGGGGGCGATGTTGTTGCCGCGCCCAAACGAAAGCCCGGGTGAATTGATCTGGCGCCCCAAGAAACGTGAATTGACCCTCAAAATCCCTGAACTGTCACAACGACTCTTTGGCGAAGTCGCACAAGCCCGATTTAAATCGCTTGCCAATTGCCTGTCAGCCACCGCTCAGATTAAGAAAAAACGCTAA
- a CDS encoding DnaA/Hda family protein, with translation MAEQLVFDWPRRIGLGRDDFFVTDANHAALAMVSAPDAWPNGKLCVTGPKGCGKTHLARLFQQENGGRLRVAAQIEPETPLPESGILIVEDVDQLPKDAEEWLFHAHNRLIGNGLLLMTAQSAPSRWDITLPDLKSRMEGTALISIDPPDDQLLAAVLMKQFSDRQLSPAPSAMKYLLRHMERSFDMARRIVLALDRAALTFRQPINLPLARAVLIVLQGRPQDEEDDTLVDG, from the coding sequence ATGGCCGAACAACTGGTTTTTGATTGGCCCCGCCGGATCGGTTTGGGGCGGGACGATTTTTTTGTAACGGATGCAAACCACGCGGCGTTGGCGATGGTCAGCGCCCCCGATGCGTGGCCAAACGGCAAACTATGCGTCACCGGCCCCAAAGGCTGTGGCAAAACCCATCTGGCGCGTCTGTTTCAGCAGGAAAATGGCGGCCGCCTGCGGGTTGCGGCGCAAATTGAACCAGAAACCCCCCTACCGGAATCTGGGATTTTGATCGTCGAAGATGTGGACCAATTGCCCAAAGATGCCGAAGAATGGCTCTTTCATGCGCATAACCGCCTAATTGGCAACGGGCTTTTGCTGATGACGGCACAATCCGCGCCCAGTCGGTGGGACATCACCTTGCCGGATCTGAAAAGTCGAATGGAGGGAACCGCGCTTATCTCGATTGACCCGCCGGACGATCAATTGCTGGCAGCCGTGTTGATGAAACAGTTTTCAGATCGCCAACTATCCCCTGCCCCAAGTGCCATGAAATATCTGCTGCGCCATATGGAACGCAGTTTTGATATGGCGCGGCGGATCGTTCTGGCCCTTGATCGGGCAGCGCTCACATTCCGCCAACCGATCAATCTGCCTTTGGCTCGCGCGGTTTTGATCGTTTTGCAGGGCCGACCACAAGATGAAGAAGATGACACGCTGGTCGACGGTTAA
- a CDS encoding AI-2E family transporter: MALPVQKQMQYWGIAAAIIVLLLWVLGDVLLPFILGGAIAYCLDPIADWFESKGLSRAMSVVVISLIAVMVFGIAFLLVVPSLISQASELIDVAPQLFENLRTFLGRQFADLIERFPQLADENSTISQQRSAIIEAIQARGGDFLSGLLSSLSGIVNIVLLIVIVPVVTFYLLLDWDRMVAQIDDMLPRDHAGVIRQLAYDCDRTLAAFIRGMGTVSLILGTYYAIALMAVGLNFGLVVGFIAGLITFIPYLGSLIGGALAIGLALFQYWGVIENVDGDTITYATDWFRIGVVTVIFVIGQMVEGNILTPKLVGSSVGLHPVWLILALSVFGSLFGFVGMLVAVPLAAMISVVARFFIGQYKTGRLYQGIAGQDLKDE; the protein is encoded by the coding sequence ATGGCGTTACCGGTTCAAAAACAAATGCAATATTGGGGCATTGCCGCGGCAATCATTGTTCTGTTGCTGTGGGTTCTGGGGGATGTTTTGTTGCCCTTTATCTTAGGTGGGGCGATTGCCTATTGTTTGGACCCCATCGCAGATTGGTTTGAATCCAAAGGGTTAAGCCGTGCCATGTCTGTGGTTGTGATCTCTTTGATCGCTGTGATGGTCTTTGGTATTGCGTTTCTACTTGTCGTGCCGAGCCTCATCAGCCAAGCCTCTGAATTGATTGATGTTGCCCCCCAACTCTTTGAGAATTTGCGCACATTCTTGGGTCGACAATTTGCGGATTTGATCGAACGTTTTCCCCAATTGGCGGATGAAAATTCAACCATCAGCCAACAGCGCAGCGCAATTATCGAAGCCATCCAAGCCCGTGGCGGCGACTTTTTATCCGGTTTGCTCAGCTCTTTGTCTGGGATCGTGAACATCGTTCTGCTGATCGTGATTGTCCCAGTTGTGACCTTTTACCTGCTGCTGGATTGGGACCGGATGGTCGCGCAAATTGATGACATGCTCCCTCGGGACCATGCAGGCGTGATCCGCCAGTTGGCTTATGATTGTGACCGAACTCTGGCGGCATTCATTCGGGGCATGGGCACCGTTAGTCTGATTTTGGGCACCTATTACGCGATTGCATTGATGGCTGTCGGATTGAATTTCGGACTGGTTGTTGGCTTTATCGCCGGTTTGATCACGTTTATCCCCTACCTCGGATCGCTCATTGGTGGCGCTTTGGCGATTGGCTTGGCTTTGTTCCAATATTGGGGCGTGATCGAAAATGTGGACGGGGATACAATCACTTATGCCACAGACTGGTTCAGAATTGGCGTCGTCACCGTGATATTTGTCATCGGCCAAATGGTTGAGGGCAACATTTTGACCCCCAAATTGGTCGGCTCATCAGTGGGCCTGCATCCCGTTTGGTTGATACTGGCCCTGTCGGTTTTTGGGTCGCTCTTTGGGTTTGTTGGGATGTTGGTTGCCGTGCCGTTGGCGGCCATGATCAGTGTGGTGGCCCGCTTCTTTATAGGTCAATATAAGACAGGTCGCCTGTATCAAGGCATCGCCGGACAAGACTTGAAAGACGAATAA
- a CDS encoding methyl-accepting chemotaxis protein, whose translation MFWNQISVKLPLAIVGMCLVTLFSMGIVAKFAAQEILHHQAEIRLSELRDAHAETFLSSLQAHQTMTQSLAMSPSTRQAITKFVGAWEALPGDKTAELTDRYITQNPHPAGERHALDMASGRDGYNRAHRDVHPYFREVSERNHFVDLMIVDTEGNIIYSVQKNPSFAQNISADRGDFPALERTYQRIAIDYAIDQDVQADSPTTLANSAPLAEDELNTPFVFEDFTQSDQDMAPYSAYMAAPILARNGSFLGVVIVQLSTQSINELAGHSSDADDQHAEVFDVFGPDGLSRLHNGREHHHEETEGAPHSEEHNPPTSDTDSHIDNEVIDPNGPLGLAMAGETGLLDHITQSGEAVLSAYTSITFQGVQWGVISMQVNSELYADAIEFERKLIFDGAILLGVACLFGFFVARQLSAPVKMINRAMRQVADGDLQTDVPAQNRRDEIGDMSRVLEEFRISLQTANENEAVAQAERLRNQEAQNLVVENLQVALHKLSERVLNTSINCEFGPEYEVLRKDFNSAAQVLNAAIATAKASANSISVGVVEIANASEDLSKRTETQALAIETTAASVKTLNESVRNTADQAGNVNELVDQTRNQAENSGVVMARAVDAMREIEQSSTKISAITTLIDDISFQTNLLALNAAVEAARAGEAGRGFSVVASEVRALAQRSAEAASDIHELISNSEEQITNGSSLVDQAGLALREIHDNVSGVATKVGDIAIAAKDQSKALSDISLTIDEIDGVNQTNVAMFEETSAATQSLSKEVGSLELAMEQFGTTEEDEDFVADRSISDRDAA comes from the coding sequence ATGTTTTGGAACCAAATTTCGGTCAAATTACCTCTCGCGATCGTGGGGATGTGTTTGGTAACACTTTTCTCAATGGGGATTGTCGCAAAATTTGCTGCCCAAGAAATTTTACATCATCAGGCGGAAATTCGGCTGAGTGAGCTGCGTGATGCCCATGCAGAAACATTTTTATCTTCACTTCAAGCTCATCAAACAATGACGCAATCATTGGCAATGTCACCATCGACTCGTCAGGCGATCACCAAGTTTGTCGGCGCATGGGAGGCGTTGCCGGGGGATAAAACCGCTGAACTGACTGACCGCTATATCACCCAGAACCCGCATCCTGCCGGCGAACGGCATGCGTTGGATATGGCGTCAGGTCGGGATGGATATAATCGGGCCCATCGGGATGTACATCCCTATTTTCGCGAAGTTTCTGAGCGCAATCATTTTGTTGATCTAATGATTGTGGATACAGAAGGAAACATCATCTATTCGGTCCAGAAAAATCCATCCTTTGCACAAAACATATCCGCGGACCGAGGTGATTTTCCCGCGTTAGAACGTACCTATCAGCGCATCGCGATTGATTACGCGATTGACCAGGACGTTCAGGCGGATAGCCCAACTACATTGGCAAATTCCGCACCTTTGGCTGAGGATGAACTCAACACACCCTTTGTGTTTGAGGATTTTACCCAATCCGATCAGGACATGGCGCCATATTCCGCCTATATGGCGGCGCCGATTTTAGCTCGAAATGGCAGTTTTCTTGGGGTGGTGATCGTTCAGTTATCAACACAATCCATCAATGAATTGGCAGGACATTCATCAGATGCCGATGACCAACATGCAGAAGTGTTTGATGTTTTTGGGCCGGACGGGCTCTCTCGTCTTCACAATGGGCGCGAACATCATCATGAAGAAACAGAAGGTGCCCCACATTCTGAGGAACACAATCCCCCGACATCCGACACAGACAGCCACATTGACAATGAGGTGATAGATCCAAACGGTCCCTTAGGCTTGGCGATGGCGGGCGAAACCGGGCTATTGGATCACATCACTCAATCCGGAGAGGCCGTTTTATCTGCCTATACCTCAATCACGTTTCAGGGCGTTCAATGGGGGGTAATTTCAATGCAGGTAAATTCTGAGCTTTACGCCGATGCAATTGAATTCGAACGCAAACTCATCTTTGACGGTGCGATCCTGTTGGGTGTCGCTTGTTTGTTTGGGTTCTTCGTTGCCCGGCAACTCAGCGCGCCGGTCAAAATGATCAACCGTGCTATGCGCCAGGTCGCTGATGGAGATTTACAAACAGATGTACCCGCACAAAATCGTCGCGACGAAATTGGGGACATGTCTCGTGTTTTGGAAGAGTTCCGAATTTCTCTACAAACGGCCAATGAAAACGAAGCCGTTGCCCAAGCAGAACGGTTGCGAAACCAAGAAGCGCAGAACCTGGTTGTTGAAAACCTGCAGGTCGCTTTGCACAAACTGTCCGAACGGGTGCTGAACACAAGCATCAATTGCGAATTTGGGCCTGAATACGAAGTCCTGCGCAAAGATTTTAATTCAGCCGCACAGGTATTGAACGCCGCGATCGCAACCGCCAAGGCCAGCGCAAATTCGATCTCTGTTGGGGTTGTGGAAATCGCCAACGCATCAGAAGATCTGTCAAAGCGAACCGAAACCCAGGCACTTGCTATTGAAACGACGGCCGCGTCCGTCAAAACGCTAAATGAATCCGTTAGAAACACGGCGGATCAAGCGGGCAACGTCAATGAACTGGTCGATCAGACACGCAATCAGGCTGAAAACTCTGGTGTGGTTATGGCCCGTGCCGTTGATGCCATGCGTGAAATTGAACAATCGTCCACAAAAATTTCTGCGATCACAACTTTGATCGATGATATTTCGTTTCAAACCAACCTGTTGGCACTCAACGCCGCGGTCGAAGCCGCCCGCGCTGGCGAAGCCGGGCGTGGATTCTCTGTGGTTGCAAGCGAAGTGCGCGCCCTTGCTCAAAGAAGTGCGGAAGCGGCCAGCGACATCCATGAACTTATCTCAAACTCAGAAGAACAAATCACCAATGGTTCATCCTTGGTAGACCAAGCTGGGCTTGCGTTGCGAGAGATTCACGACAATGTGTCGGGGGTGGCCACCAAAGTGGGCGATATCGCGATTGCTGCCAAGGACCAAAGCAAAGCTTTGTCCGACATCAGCCTGACAATTGATGAAATCGACGGCGTCAATCAGACCAATGTTGCCATGTTTGAGGAAACCTCAGCCGCGACCCAATCTCTTAGCAAAGAAGTTGGCAGTCTGGAACTTGCGATGGAGCAGTTTGGCACAACCGAAGAGGATGAGGATTTCGTGGCTGATCGCAGCATTTCAGACCGGGACGCCGCCTGA